In the Parasphingorhabdus halotolerans genome, AATAATGACGGCCCACTGAGCTATCAGGCCGGGTTCTTTTACTTTGACGAACGTCTGCGCATTGTCAGCGAAAATTACTCCACGCTCGGCGATCCGCTTAACGCGCCGGGCGGCGTGAATATTCTTGTTAGCCAACGACAGGACAGTGAAGCCTTCGGTATTTTTGGATCGCTGACCTACGCGCTGACCGACCAGCTCAGCATTACCGGTGGCCTGCGTTATAATAATGACAAGCGCGATTATTTCGTTGCCCGTACCCAGGACACCCAGTTTCCCACGTTCCTGCAAAATCCGCTCGGCAGCGTCACCCGCTCGGTCAAGGATGATAATATCACTTGGGATGCCAGCATCACCTATGCCGCGACCGATGATATCAATCTCTACGCCCGTGCCGCCAAAGGCTATCGCGCGCCGAGCATACAGGGGCGTATTTTGTTTCCGCCTGCAACCGCAATGCCGCTGGAAGACGGCGTGACCATTGGTAATTCGGAAACCATCCAGTCTTATGAAGCCGGCGTCAAAACCACGTTTCTGGACGGACGCGCGCGGCTTAATCTAAACGGATTTTATTATGATCTGAACAATGCACAACTGACGGCTGTTGGCGGCGGCATCAATGCCAACCGGCTGATTAATGCCGATAACGTGCGCGGCTACGGCCTTGAGCTTGACGGGGAACTGAAGCCGATTCCCAACCTGCTGCTAACTGCTGGTATTAGCTATAATAACACCGAGATACAGGATGCGGGACTGACCACTGCGGCTTGCGGCGCGACTCGGGTGGATACATTCCCGAACGTCTCGCTTTGCACCCCACTTGATCCGATTGTGGTTCCGGCCGCGCCTTTCTCTGCGGCAATTGTCAGCATAAATGGTAACAGCCTGCCGCAAAGCCCGCGCTGGATCGCCAGCTGGACGGCAAGCTATAATATCCCGGTTGGCAATGGTGATATTTACGCCTTTACCGACTGGTCCTACCGTTCGAAAATCAACTTCTTCCTGTACGACTCTGTTGAGTTTCAGGACAAGAGCCAGCTTGAAGGCGGCCTGCGCATCGGATACCGCACCGACAGGTTCGACATTGCCGGTTTTGTCCGCAACATCACCAATGACCAGTCTGCTGTTGGCGCGATCGACTTTAACAACCTCACCGGTTTTGTGAATGAACCGCGTATCTGGGGCGTTGAGGCCGGGGTTAAATTTTAGAGACCTCTAAATTTTTGAGACCCATAAATTTTAGAGGCCCATAAATTTTAGAGGCCCATAAATTTCAGATGCATAGTGCCCCGGCTCAGGCCGGGGCACATTCCGCGTTAAAACTCGAAGGCCTCCTGCGCAGACTTGGTTCTATCCTCGTTTTCGTTTTCGCTATCTTCCGCGCCTTCCAGATTGGCCAGAGTTAAGCCCAATAACCGCACGCCATTTTCAACCGGCATGATTTGTTCGAGCAACTCACGGCTGATCTCGCTGAATTCCTGCTTATTTTCGACATAATGATCGGCAGACTTTGACCGCGTCACTTGCCGGAAATCGGCATATTTGGCTTTCAACGTCACCGTGCGCCCACGCGATCCGGATTTCTCGATGCTGTTCCAGACAATATTGATGATATTCTCAAAGGCATCCTGCAGATCAGTATCGGTGACAAGATCCTCACCATACGTCCGCTCCCCGCCGACTGACTTGCGGATACGGTTGGCGCGCAATTCCCGGTGATCGATACCGCGAGAGGCGCGAAACAGATAGCCCGCTGACTTGCCGAAATGCTGGCGGAGGAAATCTTCGGATTGCGCCCGCAGGTCGGCGCCGGTGTGGATATCCAGCTTCGCCATCCGCTCCGCCGTCTTGGGGCCAACACCAAAGAACCGCCGCACCGGAAGCTGCGCGACAAATTCCGCGCCCTGATGCGGTTTGATCACGCAAATACCATCGGGTTTATTCTGGTCAGAGGCGATTTTGGCGATGAACTTATTGTAGCTAACACCCGCGCTGGCGGTCAGCTGGGTTTGTTTTTTGATCTCGGCACGGATCATCTCGGCAATACGGGTGGCGTTGCCAATGCCCATTTTGTCACCGCCATTTTCCGGCGTTACATCAATATACGCCTCATCAAGCGAAAGCGGCTCGACAAGATCACTATGGGTTTTGAAAATCGCACGAATTTGCCGGGAGACTTCGCGGTAAACCTCGAACCGGTGTTTAACGAAAATCAGATCAGGGCATTTGCGCTTGGCGGTGACCGAAGGCATCGCCGACCGCACGCCAAAGACCCTAGCTTCATAGGAAGCCGCCGCGACCACGCCCCTCGCCGCCGATCCGCCGACGGCAACCGGTTTGCCGCGCAGTTCGGGATGGTCGCGCTGTTCGACGCTCGCAAAAAAGGCATCCATATCGATATGGATGATTTTGCGGATGCCGGTATGGCCGGAATCAAGCGGGTTGGTGTCAGCCATATGGCTAGCTTAGCCAATATGAGGCGGATTGGGGAGAGCCAAACGCTACATCTCTTCGTTCAGCGCCTTGCGATATCTCTCGAGCGTCTGCTCGTCGATGTTGATGCGCATGGTTTCGGGAAAGCTCGCCCGCGCGCCGCAACTGGCGTAGTTTGATGCTTCGGGATATTTCGCATAGTCCGCCTTGCCGTTCTCGAAAACTGTCAGGCGGTCATCGATGATTTGAAACACCGGAACCGCTGGCCCTTCCGTCACAATCGAATACCAGCCGGTTGCCTTGTCGAGATAGAGGATATCAGCGCCCAGAGTACAGGTATGGGCATTGGCACCGACCGAAGATCCTTTGATCGAATAGAGACCGTCCTCGCGCCGCGACACCAGTATTTCGGTCATTGATGCACCGACCAGCGCGGGGGTGATTTTGGCGAACAACGGCGTTTTTGAAAATTCGTGAGGGAGCGGCAGCACGTCGCTGACAAACAACGCTTCCTCTCCTGCGGCAAGCCAATCGCTCTCGCCGAGTTGCCCCAATAATTGGCCTTTACGCAATGCATAGCTCTCGCGGATACAGTCAGCGGCATATTCTTCGGCATTGCATTGGTTTCGTGCCCGGAGCCATGCCTGCTGGCTGGCGGTGACCTTGGGGTCAGCCACTTTCGCCCGTTTGTACGACACGGCAATCTGCCGGTCCAGCAGCCGCAAATCCTTGGCAGATTCACCGCAAATCTCTTCCTCGACTTTGCTCCGGGCGGCGGAACAATCGAAAGAGGGATTAGAGGCAATCACCTCCTGACTGGCATATTCTTCCAGCAGCGTTCTGACTTCAACCGGTGTAATCCGCACATCGCTATCACCACCGCGCAATATCAAATCACCTCCTATGTCCGCCGTTCGCAGCTGTGGCAGCTGCCCTGGTCCAACGATCGTCTGATCCAGTTTTGCGCCGTCGGTAATGATATTATATAATCCAAAGCTGTGCAGTGTTGCTCCAGTGAAATCGGTCCCGCGCGCGCTGATCGGAGCACCGCCGGAATAGACCGGGCAACCATCGGGCAAAGTTATCCCGCACGCAAATGTGAAGCCGCGCATATTTGCGCCATCGAGATTCCAGCCGGCAACATTGCCTTCAAACCAGCCGCCGTCAAAGTGACCGTCAGAAAAATCGGCACCGCGCGCATCGACATTTTCCAGCTTGGCATCCCGAAACAGGACCCCGGCCAACTTGGCTCCCCGCATATTTGCTCCGGTCAAATCGGATTTGATAAAGCCAATGCCGGTCGTATCCACTTTGGAAAAATCAGTATCGGCCAGATTGACCTCGACAAAACAGGTGCGCTCCAGCGGCATGCCGAAAAAGTCCCAGCCCGAAAAATCGCCGCCCTTGATGATAGAAAAACCCGTCCGTCGCTGGCCGTTCGTGCGCTTAAAGTCTGCAGGGGTTTTGAGCGCGCTGCCGTCAATCTCGCGCTGCTCAATGTCGGTATTGCCATCGCTCCAGATATCGTCAAAAACCGAGTAGCACGTCAGTGCCGGTTCCAAAATTACGGCCCGCGCCGGATAGGGGTTCGCGAGAACGAATATGGCGCCCACAAAAGCCGCAAGTAACTTTGTCAACATGGCTTTAAAACCTTCCCGATATCAGATTAATCTATAGCCACGCATCACACATGTTGCCATAGCCTCGCCCAAGAACAGATATATGAACAAATCGACGCCCCTTCCCTTCCCTATCGGCCCCAAAGAACTGATCATCATGATGGCCAGTTTAATGGCGCTGAATGCGCTCGCTATTGATGTGATGTTGCCGGCGCTGGGGCTAATTTCTGAGGATCTGCGGCTGACCGATCCTAATGATCGCCAGTGGATTGTCACATCCTATATTTATGGCATGGCCTTCGGCTCAATCATCTATGGATCGCTTGCCGACCGCTATGGCCGAAAACCGATCCTGGCGGTGACGATATCCATCTATACGATTGTCGGTATCATCTGTGCGTTTACCGATGATTATGACCTGTTGCTGATCGCCCGCTTCATTCAGGGGCTGGCGGCCTCGGCCATGGGGGTACTGGCCAATAGCATCATTCGCGACCGCTATGACGGCGACGCAATGGCGCGGATGATGTCAACCATCATGATGATATTCATGATCGTGCCGATAACCGCTCCGATATTGGGGCAAATCATCCTGTTCTTTGCCGAATGGCACGTGATTTTTCTGATGCTGTCCGTCGTCGGGTTTTCGGTGTTGGTCTGGGTGATGCTCCGGCTTCCCGAGACGATGCATCCCGATGATGCAACACCGATAGCATTTGGATCCGTCACCAGCGCATGGCGGCAAGTGATTTTCCATCGCAACAGCTTTGGCCATGTTGTGGCGAGCGGCCTGATGATGGCGCCATTATTTGCGTTTATTGCATCAGCTCAGCAGGTGTTTTTTGATACATTCAGCGCGGGCGATATTTTTGTCTATGCCTTCGCGCTCAATGCCGGATGCATGTCGCTGGGCAGTTTCGTCAACTCGCGGATAGTCATGCGCTTTGGGGCGCGGCGGGTGTCGCAATGCGCGCTGATCACCTTCATAACCCTGGGACTGGTGCATTTGGGTTTCACGCTTTCGGGACAGATAACGCTTACAATATTCATAGCATTATTGGCACCGGCCATGGGAATGGTCGGTCTGACCGGCGCAAATTTCAGTTCGATTGCGATGCAGCCTTTTGGCAGGATTGCTGGCGTTGCTTCCTCCTTCCAGAATTTCGCACGAAGCGGGATATCAGCCGGTATTGGCGGAGCGATTGGCCTGCAATTTGATGGCACCACCGTGCCACTGGTAGCCGGTTTTGTGGTTTGCGGGGCAGCCTCATTTATGTTCATTGCATGGGCGGAAAATTGGCAGCTATTCCGGCGTGTTCAGACTGCTGTAACCTGAAACCGTCTAGACGCGAATGCATAAACGGGATGGTATTCTTCTGTAAGGGACGGATTTATATGCGTAATAAATTTTATCTGGCTTTGGCTGCTACTGGATTAGCCGTTGCAACGCCTGCGCTAGCCGCTGACGCGATTAACGGCAACTGGAAGACGCAGGACGGCGATGCGATCGTGCGGATCGGCAAATGCGGCACCACGATATGCGGTACGATAGCGAAATATCTGGTCACCCCGCCCAATGGTGCCGGGCAGAAAGACGTCAATAATCCCAACAAGAATTTGCGCAGCCGTACGCTGCTTGGCAGCAATGTTCTCTATGGCTTCAAACCCGATGGCGACATCTGGCGGGGCAAAATTTATGATCCGAAAACCGGTAAGACCTACCGGTCAGAAGTCAGCCTGACGTCTTCGAATAAATTAAAGGTCAAGGGCTGCATCGCTTTTATTTGTCAGGGTCAGAACTGGTCCCGTGCTAACTAGGGCCCGGGCTCATTCGATGTAGGTTAACTAGGATCCGTGCCCGTCTCATTCATCTCCGCGATCCATTCACCCAATAATTCCACACCCTCGGCATGCACGGTTGAACGCCCCACTTCGGGCATCGCAATGCCGGGATCAAGGCTCTTCATGCGGAATATCAAATAGCTTTTATCCGGCTCGCCTGGCGCGATGGCGAATTCCAGTCCGCCGCTGCCACGTCCGGCCGCCGTTGGCCTTTTGCCGATACCCAGGTTAGGGCCGATCGGTTCCTGATAGGTGAGAAACAACCCGCTGTTGCTCGCGGAACCCTGGCGATTATGGCAATGGGCGCAATTAATATCGAGATAGGAGCGGGCGCGGTTTTGGAGTGGCGCAGAAGTGTCGGCATAATCGGGCATGGCGGCAATGCTCGCAGGCATTTTGAGCTTTCCGGCCGAAAGCAGTCTTGCAATTGACGCACTTTCCAGATTGCGCATCTTTGGCCCGATTGGCATCACTGCATCCTTGAGCGAGTGACATTCCTTGCACTGGTTTTTATTCGGCACACCATATTGGATATCGTGCGTTTTTCCGGAAGGATCGGCAAAATTGATCGCGATCCGTTTCCCGGCCACTTTCAGCGTCGCCTCGGTCTGCTCTTCGTTCCAGATATAAGGTAGTGCCAGCCAGCCGTCGGCACGGTGCAATAAAACCCGCGTCTCCAGCAACTTCATCTTGCCGCCCTGTTGGTAGCCAAAGCTTTTAACCAGGGCAGATCCAACCGGGAAGTCGATCAGTTCACTATCGCTCGTGGTGCTGGCCATCTTGCCGTCCGGTATGTAGATGAAGCGAAACTTCTCGGCATAATCAGAAAACAGCGGCGCATTCAGCTTGTAGGGGATGACGCCCGCATTGGGGCTCTCACCAGACACATCCTTGAAGAAACCGAATTCGGAAAGGGTTTTGGGAAGTCCCTCGCCGCTAATGACTGCATCCGCCACGGGCGCGTGCTTTGGCGTATCACTGGCCCGCGCGGCCACCGCCACCAGACAGATTGCAATGGCAGAGGCAAGCAGGCGCATTATTTAAGCGCGGCCTCCATCGAAGCAGGTAGCGTGATTGGCGCAAGAGCGGCCGTGGTCGCTGCGGCATCGTTTTTATATGGCGCCGGCTTTGCCTCCATCCGGCTTTGGCCCACCCTGGTCAGCCCCAGAGTCATGGCCCCTACGGTCTTATTTTCATTCACAGTGACGCCCTTGCCCAGGCCATCATAAAGGATATGCGGTAGCGAACCGCCCATTGCAGCGGCGAGTTGCGAACCGCCCTCAAAATCGGGCGCGAAACCGGCAGTGCCGTGGACATTGGATGTCACCATAACATAACGCGGCGTCGGGTCATAAGTGGCATCGTCAAACTTCTGGGTATAGGCGACAATCATCACATTCGACGTGCCGTTGTTGACCAGCAGGTTTTCGGTCACCTGAACATTGCGATTGGCCATTACCATCACCCCAGTTCCGGCTGGCACACCGGCAACAATATTGCCTTCCGGCGCAAAATTATCGGTATTATTGTCAATCACGGCATTGCGCGCGACCAGCACATTGTGACCGCCCATCTGCGGCAAGTTCGGCAGATCGAATACCAAAATACCGCCCGTATTTTTGGTGGCCAGATTTTCGGTCACTTCGGCGTTGTAGCTGTTCTCAATCTCGATGCCTGCGACATTCTCAATCGCGGTGTTGCGGCGCACGATGATATTGTCCGACTGGCCAACATAAATTCCCGCATCCGATGCACCGCGAACATAGCTATCCTGCACCAGAACATCTTTGGATTCGACCGGATAAATGCCGTAAGCGCCATTGGTCGCCAGCGGTCCGCCGGTCCATTCGACGCGCAGCGCGTGATAGACAATCCGGTTCGCGCCTTTCGATTTTATCCCGTCGCCCTTGCTGTCTTCAATCGCAAAATCGCGCAGTACCACGTCGTCGGAGGTAACCAGCAAGCCCTCGCCAGCGCCCAGCTGTCCGGCAAAACTCAGCACGCTTTTGTTCATGCCAACGCCTTTCAGCGTCACTTTGTCAACATCCAGCGAAAGGCCGTCGGTGAGATCAAACTGACCCTCGCCCAGTGCAACCACATCGCCCGGTTCGGCAAGAATCAACGCCTCCTGCAACCGCTCCTGCGCATCGGCTCCGGCTTCAACAGTGATGGTTTTGGCAAATGCCGCGGGCGCCAGCACAAGCGCAGCAGTGATGATGGTGGTACGAAACATGACTCTCTCCCTTATTTGCGGGAGATAATGGCTGAAATTTGTGCGATTGCCAATAGCGTTGACACGAATGTCAGTATCAATCCTCGCTCAAAATCCAGTCCACCGCTGCATCCGCATGGATTTCGGTGCTGTCATAGATTGGCAGAATGTTAGCCTTGGTATCGATGATCAGATCAAGCTCGGTGCAACCCAATATAATCGCCTCGGTGTCACCTTTGGCGATATTGGTAATATAAGTCTTCATCGTACGCTCGGAATCACGGGTAGCCTGGCTGAACATCAATTCCTCATAAATTATCCGGTCGATTTCCTCGACGCGTTCTTCGTCCGGCGGAGTAAGGGTAACGCCCTTCCCAACCAGGCGTTTCCGGTAAAAGCCTTCGGTCATCACATTGCGTGTGCCGAGCAAGGTTGCCGACGTAATTCCATCAGCGACCATTTTGTCCCCAATACAGTCGGCAATATGCAATATCGGTACGCCAACTTCAGGCTGCACCTGGTCATAAATTTTATGCATCGCATTCGAGCAGATCAATATCGCCGTCGCGCCCGATGCCTCGAGCCGCTTGGCCGAGCGGGTCATTAGCCCCGCCGCCGCGTCCCAGTCATCATCGGATTGCAACCGCGCATATTCACTGAAATTCACGCTTTCAATCAGCATATGCGCGCTGGAAAAACCGCCCAGCTTACGCTGCACTTCACCGTTGATACGCGAATAATAGCTTGCGGTCGAAACCCAACTCATTCCGCCGATAAGGCCTATTTTGCGCATATTTCCAGTTTCCCGCCAACCCGGCTCTTGAAGCAAGATTATGGGCTATGCGCAAGCCGCTCAAAAGACAAGCTTTGAAGCTATGTTAACGCCAATCAATGCGCCGCCTGTGTCGCTGTGGGCACAGCAGAATTCCGGGGCGCTGGCGATGATTGACTGGAACTCGAATAGGCAAGAAACAAAGCCAAGCCTGTCACCGACGCAATTTTCAGAAAATCACCAATATTCTTCATGAGCCTCTTCCGTGCCATTGCAGCGATTGTCCGATGCACGCTGATGCCCGATGAGTCGCTACAGCACGCAGATAGCCGCTAACTGGCTCAGGTTGTTGTCAAATCCTGTATCGGGAAGCTCCTGTCCCTTAATGACACAGCCTATTGAGTAGAGGTTAAAGCGCTTTGACGATTTCCTCGCACATCTTCTTGGCGTCCGAAAGCAGCATCATGGTCTGGTCCATATAGAAGACTTCATTGTCGACACCGGCATAGCCAACCCCGCCCATCGAGCGTTTGATGAAGAAGACCTGTTTGGCTTTTTCAACATCAAATACCGGCATGCCGTAAATCGGAGAGCTTTTGTCCGTTTTCGCAGCCGGATTTACGACGTCGTTGGCACCAATGATGAAAGCGACGTCGGCCTGCGCAAATTCGCTGTTGATATCTTCCAGCTCGAAAACTTTGTCATAGGAGACATTGGCCTCGGCCAGCAGCACGTTCATATGACCCGGCATCCGCCCGGCAACTGGGTGAATCGCGAATTTCACCTCAACACCCTCTTCTTCGAGCAAATCAGCCATTTCGCGTAAAGCATGCTGGGCTTGCGCCACCGCCATGCCGTAACCGGGAATGATGATCACTTTTTCGGCTTGCTTCATCATATAGGCGGCATCTTCGGCCGATCCGCGTTTCCACGGGCGGTCGATTTTTGCTGCGCCATCGGTGCTTGCTGCTTCGGCTCCAAAGCCGCCTGCGATCACGCTTATGAAACTGCGGTTCATTGCTTTGCACATGATGTAAGAGAGAATTGCGCCCGATGAACCGACCAGTGCGCCGGTAATGATCATCGCGGTATTGCCCAGCGTAAAGCCCATCGCCGCTGCCGCCCAGCCGGAATAGCTGTTGAGCATAGACACCACCACCGGCATATCCGCGCCGCCTATCGGAATGATGAGCAGGAAGCCGATGATGAATGCCAGACCCATGATGGTCCAGAAGACCCAAGGGCTTTGGTCTATGGTGAAATAGGCTGTCAGACCAAGAATGGCTGCGAGTGTGCCGAGATTGATAACATGGCGGAGCGGCAACATGATCGGCGCGCCGGACATATTGCCATTGAGTTTGAGAAACGCGATAACCGAACCGGAGAATGTGATCGCGCCAATCGCAATACCCAACGCCATTTCCACACGGCTTACGGGGTTGATAACCATGTCAACCAACTGGCCGGTATCGGCATCAATCAGGGGATCGGAGGGAATGAGGAGCCCGAATGCGGCAGGATTGAGATAGGCCGCCGCTGCCACGAGAACCGCTGCCATGCCGACCAATGAGTGAAACGCCGCCACCAGTTGCGGCATATCCGTCATCGCAATCTTGCGTGCGGTGAAGAAGCCGATCGCGCCGCCAATGGCGATAGCGACCGCGATTTCCGGCAAGCTGGCGATGCTGTGGGTCCACAAGGTAGTGACCACGGCGATCAACATGCCGAGCATACCAAAACGGTTGCCCGCACGGCTGGATTCCGGCGATGACAATCCGCGCAAGGCGAGAATGAACAATATGCCCGAGATCAGATAAGCGGTTGCCACCCAGGGGTTTACCGGCTCGCCGGATGATGCGAGGGCTGGGGCTGGAAATACCGATACTGTCATCGCGAGGAGCAAAGCGACGAAGCGATCCAGAGCGGCGCGAAATAACCCTGGATTGCTTCGCTGCGCTCGCAATGACGATGAGAGAAAAGAAGCACCCATTATTCTTGCTCCTTCTGAATTCTAGGCGCCTTTTTCTTGTACATCGCGAGCATCCGCTCGGTCACGGCAAAGCCGCCAAAAATATTCACAGAGGCAAGAACCACGCCGATCAGCCCGAGCCATTTCGCAGTCTGCCCGCCATCAGCCTGTGAGCCTGCGGCAGCGGCAATAAGCGCACCGACAATAATCACCGAGGAAATCGCATTGGTCACCGCCATCAACGGCGTATGCAGCGCCGGCGTCACCGACCAGACGACGTAGTAACCCACAAAACAGGCCATCACGAAAATTGAGAGTATGCTGATAAAGTCCATTATTTTGGCCTCACATTCTGGACAACAATTCGGCCTTTTTGGCTTCGAACTCGTTATCTGTTAAAATTCCAGCATCCTTAAGATCGGCCAATTTCTTGATTTGATCAGGTATGTCTTCTGTTACGGATGAAGCAGTTGAGTTAGACGCAGGCTGATTACGAATTTCTTCGAGCTTATTGTAGGTTTCATCAAAGTAATCTTTTTCTTCAAACGTCTTAAATGCCAACTCGTCATTAGACGTGTGCAATCTCAACACCCGATAGCCCATCCGAGATAGAGATTCTACTGATGTAATTTTAGAAAGTGGCATGGTTTCAAACACCTCGCCCAATATTCCTTTGCGATAAAAACAAGCGCGCTCATCGGTAAGAACAAACTGTCCATTGTGTTGTTTCTTGTCACCTTTCCCCATCATGTCGCCGATCCAACCATCCAAATGGCCATGAATCGTCTCACTCGGCTTCAGTTTAGACGCTCTAAAGTTTTCCAAATGCTTATTCGACTTGCCTTTAGCCATCACCCCAACAACCGCTCGTTCACAACCTTGCCGTCTTTGGTCAGGCGTATTCCAATCGTCACTTCATCATCATCTGGCAGCACAGGCCGCTTCGCCTCTTCATCCCAATAGGCGCTGAGGAAATTATACAGGTTTCGCGAAAACAACGCCGAGCTGTCTGCTGCCATGCTGCTTGGCATGTTTTGCGCGCCGACGATTTTGACGCCGTGCTTTTCCACAACCTTGCCAGCAACAGCGCCCTCGACATTGCCGCCTGCTTCTGCCGCCAGATCAACAATCACGCTGCCGTTGCGCATGGTCGCGATTTGCGCGTCTGAAATCAGGCGTGGCGCAGGCCGTCCGGGGATTAGCGCGGTGGTGATCACAATATCCTGCTTGGCAATATGCGACGATACCAGCTCAGCCTGCGCCTTCTGATATTCCTCGCTCATTTCGGTGGCATAGCCGCCGGTGCCTTCTCCTTCGATGCCTTCGACGCTCTCGACAAAAATCGGTTTTGCGCCGAGCGACTGAATCTGTTCCTTCGTCGCAGCGCGCACATCGGTAGCGGACACTTGCGCGCCCAGACGTCGGGCTGTCGCAATCGCCTGCAAACCGGCCACACCGACGCCCATGATAAAGCATCGCGCCGCAGACACTGTGCCCGCCGCTGTCATCATCATCGGGAATGCGCGGCCATAATGGGCTGCGGCTTCGAGAACCGCC is a window encoding:
- a CDS encoding TonB-dependent receptor, coding for MRLPSHTQISCLALAGAMLAGGLSQPALAQDGEQADPSALTEIIVTAQRREENLQDVPLSISTISDEKLAAIGSGGQDVRALSARVPSLVVESSFGRTFPRFYIRGLGNTDFDFNASQPVSLVYDDVVLENPILKGFPIFDLDRVEVLRGPQGTLFGRNTPAGIVKFDSVKPSDETDGYAKVSYGRFNAVNAQSAFNLQLGEKVSTRFSVMYQRQDDWIDNVNPSAPQANALEGYDEFAARLQLLIQPDDDTELLLTGQYRNLDGTARVFRANVFTRGQGGLNANYRRDAVSTDGQNEQKVKTYNLAGRFSHDFGPVSLVSVTSYWTGDATSVGDVDGGFGANFLPPALFGPGDIPFTAETRDSVPALSQFTQEIRLESNNDGPLSYQAGFFYFDERLRIVSENYSTLGDPLNAPGGVNILVSQRQDSEAFGIFGSLTYALTDQLSITGGLRYNNDKRDYFVARTQDTQFPTFLQNPLGSVTRSVKDDNITWDASITYAATDDINLYARAAKGYRAPSIQGRILFPPATAMPLEDGVTIGNSETIQSYEAGVKTTFLDGRARLNLNGFYYDLNNAQLTAVGGGINANRLINADNVRGYGLELDGELKPIPNLLLTAGISYNNTEIQDAGLTTAACGATRVDTFPNVSLCTPLDPIVVPAAPFSAAIVSINGNSLPQSPRWIASWTASYNIPVGNGDIYAFTDWSYRSKINFFLYDSVEFQDKSQLEGGLRIGYRTDRFDIAGFVRNITNDQSAVGAIDFNNLTGFVNEPRIWGVEAGVKF
- the dinB gene encoding DNA polymerase IV — translated: MADTNPLDSGHTGIRKIIHIDMDAFFASVEQRDHPELRGKPVAVGGSAARGVVAAASYEARVFGVRSAMPSVTAKRKCPDLIFVKHRFEVYREVSRQIRAIFKTHSDLVEPLSLDEAYIDVTPENGGDKMGIGNATRIAEMIRAEIKKQTQLTASAGVSYNKFIAKIASDQNKPDGICVIKPHQGAEFVAQLPVRRFFGVGPKTAERMAKLDIHTGADLRAQSEDFLRQHFGKSAGYLFRASRGIDHRELRANRIRKSVGGERTYGEDLVTDTDLQDAFENIINIVWNSIEKSGSRGRTVTLKAKYADFRQVTRSKSADHYVENKQEFSEISRELLEQIMPVENGVRLLGLTLANLEGAEDSENENEDRTKSAQEAFEF
- a CDS encoding pentapeptide repeat-containing protein, yielding MLTKLLAAFVGAIFVLANPYPARAVILEPALTCYSVFDDIWSDGNTDIEQREIDGSALKTPADFKRTNGQRRTGFSIIKGGDFSGWDFFGMPLERTCFVEVNLADTDFSKVDTTGIGFIKSDLTGANMRGAKLAGVLFRDAKLENVDARGADFSDGHFDGGWFEGNVAGWNLDGANMRGFTFACGITLPDGCPVYSGGAPISARGTDFTGATLHSFGLYNIITDGAKLDQTIVGPGQLPQLRTADIGGDLILRGGDSDVRITPVEVRTLLEEYASQEVIASNPSFDCSAARSKVEEEICGESAKDLRLLDRQIAVSYKRAKVADPKVTASQQAWLRARNQCNAEEYAADCIRESYALRKGQLLGQLGESDWLAAGEEALFVSDVLPLPHEFSKTPLFAKITPALVGASMTEILVSRREDGLYSIKGSSVGANAHTCTLGADILYLDKATGWYSIVTEGPAVPVFQIIDDRLTVFENGKADYAKYPEASNYASCGARASFPETMRINIDEQTLERYRKALNEEM
- a CDS encoding multidrug effflux MFS transporter — translated: MNKSTPLPFPIGPKELIIMMASLMALNALAIDVMLPALGLISEDLRLTDPNDRQWIVTSYIYGMAFGSIIYGSLADRYGRKPILAVTISIYTIVGIICAFTDDYDLLLIARFIQGLAASAMGVLANSIIRDRYDGDAMARMMSTIMMIFMIVPITAPILGQIILFFAEWHVIFLMLSVVGFSVLVWVMLRLPETMHPDDATPIAFGSVTSAWRQVIFHRNSFGHVVASGLMMAPLFAFIASAQQVFFDTFSAGDIFVYAFALNAGCMSLGSFVNSRIVMRFGARRVSQCALITFITLGLVHLGFTLSGQITLTIFIALLAPAMGMVGLTGANFSSIAMQPFGRIAGVASSFQNFARSGISAGIGGAIGLQFDGTTVPLVAGFVVCGAASFMFIAWAENWQLFRRVQTAVT
- a CDS encoding DUF2147 domain-containing protein, whose translation is MRNKFYLALAATGLAVATPALAADAINGNWKTQDGDAIVRIGKCGTTICGTIAKYLVTPPNGAGQKDVNNPNKNLRSRTLLGSNVLYGFKPDGDIWRGKIYDPKTGKTYRSEVSLTSSNKLKVKGCIAFICQGQNWSRAN
- a CDS encoding SO2930 family diheme c-type cytochrome translates to MRLLASAIAICLVAVAARASDTPKHAPVADAVISGEGLPKTLSEFGFFKDVSGESPNAGVIPYKLNAPLFSDYAEKFRFIYIPDGKMASTTSDSELIDFPVGSALVKSFGYQQGGKMKLLETRVLLHRADGWLALPYIWNEEQTEATLKVAGKRIAINFADPSGKTHDIQYGVPNKNQCKECHSLKDAVMPIGPKMRNLESASIARLLSAGKLKMPASIAAMPDYADTSAPLQNRARSYLDINCAHCHNRQGSASNSGLFLTYQEPIGPNLGIGKRPTAAGRGSGGLEFAIAPGEPDKSYLIFRMKSLDPGIAMPEVGRSTVHAEGVELLGEWIAEMNETGTDPS
- a CDS encoding parallel beta-helix domain-containing protein, whose product is MFRTTIITAALVLAPAAFAKTITVEAGADAQERLQEALILAEPGDVVALGEGQFDLTDGLSLDVDKVTLKGVGMNKSVLSFAGQLGAGEGLLVTSDDVVLRDFAIEDSKGDGIKSKGANRIVYHALRVEWTGGPLATNGAYGIYPVESKDVLVQDSYVRGASDAGIYVGQSDNIIVRRNTAIENVAGIEIENSYNAEVTENLATKNTGGILVFDLPNLPQMGGHNVLVARNAVIDNNTDNFAPEGNIVAGVPAGTGVMVMANRNVQVTENLLVNNGTSNVMIVAYTQKFDDATYDPTPRYVMVTSNVHGTAGFAPDFEGGSQLAAAMGGSLPHILYDGLGKGVTVNENKTVGAMTLGLTRVGQSRMEAKPAPYKNDAAATTAALAPITLPASMEAALK
- a CDS encoding aspartate/glutamate racemase family protein, encoding MRKIGLIGGMSWVSTASYYSRINGEVQRKLGGFSSAHMLIESVNFSEYARLQSDDDWDAAAGLMTRSAKRLEASGATAILICSNAMHKIYDQVQPEVGVPILHIADCIGDKMVADGITSATLLGTRNVMTEGFYRKRLVGKGVTLTPPDEERVEEIDRIIYEELMFSQATRDSERTMKTYITNIAKGDTEAIILGCTELDLIIDTKANILPIYDSTEIHADAAVDWILSED